A genomic segment from Bosea sp. OAE506 encodes:
- a CDS encoding methyltransferase domain-containing protein: protein MLQDQTLDAARDAVPAPANFGLKDEIRAYWSRRAETFDLSYAHRIRSTGEFDAWARLIASHAPLRPGDRVLELASGTGEVTRVLLGFGCSVDALDLCEPMIDRARAKHRGSAVRFHLGDAENTMMPDARYDLVICRNLVWTLVDPQAALADWLRVLKPGGALVVIDGDWVNCSRRTRLLQRLSGWVDRLVAAPRLWDEAAHQRIMRGVFFRDGLRAPALAAMASAAGFDAVRTGPLTGIRRHQLAAASWSERLRLLATYDDTFILSARKPTPTSKRPGASA from the coding sequence ATGCTGCAGGACCAGACCCTAGACGCCGCGCGAGACGCAGTGCCGGCGCCGGCAAATTTCGGCCTGAAGGACGAGATCCGCGCCTACTGGTCGCGGCGCGCCGAGACCTTCGATCTCTCCTATGCCCACAGGATCCGCTCCACCGGCGAGTTCGACGCCTGGGCGCGGCTGATCGCCAGCCATGCACCGCTGCGCCCGGGCGACCGCGTGCTCGAACTTGCCTCCGGCACCGGCGAGGTCACGCGCGTGCTGCTCGGTTTCGGCTGCAGCGTCGATGCGCTCGATCTCTGCGAGCCGATGATCGATCGCGCCAGGGCGAAGCATCGGGGCTCCGCAGTGCGCTTCCATCTCGGCGATGCCGAGAACACGATGATGCCCGACGCGCGCTACGATCTGGTGATCTGCCGCAACCTTGTCTGGACGCTGGTCGATCCGCAGGCCGCGCTGGCCGATTGGCTGCGCGTGCTGAAGCCCGGCGGCGCGCTGGTCGTCATCGATGGCGATTGGGTCAACTGTTCGCGGCGGACGAGGCTGCTGCAACGCCTGTCGGGCTGGGTCGACCGGCTCGTGGCCGCGCCGCGTCTCTGGGACGAGGCAGCGCATCAGCGGATCATGCGCGGGGTCTTCTTCCGTGACGGGCTCCGGGCGCCCGCCCTCGCCGCCATGGCTTCCGCCGCCGGCTTCGACGCGGTCCGCACCGGACCCTTGACCGGGATCAGGCGCCACCAGCTGGCCGCCGCCTCCTGGAGCGAGCGGCTGCGGCTGCTCGCGACCTACGATGACACCTTCATCCTTTCGGCCCGCAAGCCGACGCCCACCTCCAAAAGGCCCGGAGCCTCCGCATGA
- a CDS encoding ABC transporter substrate-binding protein, with the protein MMSAPLDRRALLSGALAGAAALAARPIAVRAAGPAELRVAQPWEFKTLDLGEAGFTYARAGITETLVASLPDGRIAPGLAQSWSISDDGLHWRFRLRDAVFHDGTRLDAATAKASLDRLLPQSLYLKRVGIAAVEADGLDLVLKLDRPFGPLLSYLVDNSAAVLAPGAFDGEGRVRALIGTGPFKVGAAELPRSLALVRHEAYWGEKARVAAIRYDAVGNGDTRTNIAIAKDADIVFNLAAQGVGRAASAGMTIERVIIPRTHILMLNCAKPQFAEAAARRALSMALDREGIAAGIMRNKALAATQYLPPTLADWHFADLAPLRQDVVAANALLDAAGWPRGADGIRAKGGVRFAGTVRTFANRPELPVIATAMQAQLRAIGFDLAISVGEAQAIYEAQKDGSLELGLSSRNTVFVPDPIGTIALDYASDVIAPGSTGTTNWRHDGLRQEVARYLAEADEKRRATARRAIAGIIHQELPIIPVTWYDQIVAVHPRVSGFVTDPLEQRYFFDRVTIAS; encoded by the coding sequence ATGATGTCCGCCCCCCTCGACCGTCGCGCCCTGCTCTCCGGCGCGCTTGCCGGTGCCGCAGCCCTTGCCGCCCGCCCCATCGCCGTGCGCGCCGCAGGACCGGCCGAGCTGCGCGTCGCACAGCCCTGGGAATTCAAGACGCTGGACCTCGGCGAGGCCGGCTTCACCTATGCCCGCGCCGGCATCACGGAAACGCTTGTCGCCTCGCTGCCGGACGGGCGCATCGCGCCGGGCCTGGCGCAGTCCTGGAGCATCAGCGACGACGGGCTGCACTGGCGCTTCCGTCTGCGCGACGCCGTGTTCCATGACGGGACCCGGCTCGATGCCGCGACCGCCAAGGCGTCGCTCGACCGGCTGCTGCCGCAATCGCTTTATCTGAAGCGCGTCGGCATCGCCGCTGTCGAAGCCGATGGGCTGGACCTCGTGCTGAAGCTCGACAGGCCCTTCGGCCCCCTCCTGTCCTATCTGGTCGACAACTCCGCCGCCGTCCTCGCCCCCGGCGCCTTCGACGGCGAAGGCCGCGTGCGGGCGCTGATCGGCACAGGTCCGTTCAAGGTTGGCGCGGCCGAGCTGCCCCGCAGCCTGGCCCTGGTCCGGCACGAGGCCTATTGGGGCGAGAAGGCGCGCGTCGCGGCTATTCGCTACGACGCGGTCGGCAATGGCGACACCCGCACCAACATCGCCATCGCCAAGGATGCCGACATCGTCTTCAACCTGGCGGCGCAGGGCGTCGGCCGCGCGGCCTCGGCCGGCATGACGATCGAGCGCGTGATCATTCCCCGCACCCATATCCTGATGCTGAATTGCGCCAAGCCGCAATTCGCCGAAGCTGCGGCGCGCCGTGCGCTCAGCATGGCGCTGGATCGCGAGGGCATCGCGGCGGGCATCATGCGCAACAAGGCGCTGGCGGCGACCCAGTACCTGCCGCCGACGCTCGCCGACTGGCACTTCGCCGACTTGGCTCCGCTCCGGCAGGACGTGGTCGCCGCCAACGCCCTGCTCGACGCCGCCGGTTGGCCGCGCGGCGCCGACGGCATCCGCGCCAAGGGCGGCGTGCGCTTCGCCGGCACGGTCCGCACCTTCGCCAACCGGCCGGAACTGCCGGTGATCGCCACGGCGATGCAGGCGCAGCTGCGCGCCATCGGCTTCGATCTCGCCATCAGTGTCGGCGAGGCGCAGGCGATCTACGAGGCCCAGAAGGACGGCTCGCTCGAACTGGGCCTCAGCTCGCGCAATACCGTCTTCGTGCCCGATCCCATCGGCACCATTGCGCTCGACTATGCCTCCGACGTGATCGCGCCGGGCTCGACGGGCACGACGAACTGGCGCCATGACGGTTTGCGGCAGGAGGTGGCACGCTATCTTGCCGAGGCGGACGAGAAGCGCCGCGCCACCGCCCGGCGCGCCATCGCCGGTATCATCCATCAGGAGCTGCCGATCATCCCCGTGACCTGGTACGACCAGATCGTCGCCGTTCATCCGCGGGTCTCCGGTTTCGTCACGGACCCGCTCGAGCAGCGCTACTTCTTCGACAGGGTTACGATCGCGTCGTGA
- a CDS encoding DUF2946 family protein has translation MSAIRQTAARRWVAIAAAYLLVLQAVFAGLASGAQAGGVTLDRSLAMTLCAPGEMPVTSGGDQGTPHHDRMNCCVLGCAFSGGGLPAPAASFLPVVHRPADLIAFARHLDAPQGFIAGRSPANPRAPPALV, from the coding sequence TTGTCCGCCATTCGCCAGACAGCAGCACGTCGTTGGGTCGCGATCGCCGCGGCCTATCTGCTCGTGCTGCAGGCCGTGTTCGCGGGGCTCGCCTCCGGCGCCCAGGCCGGCGGCGTGACGCTCGACCGCTCGCTGGCGATGACGCTGTGTGCGCCGGGCGAGATGCCGGTCACGTCCGGAGGCGATCAGGGCACGCCCCATCACGACCGGATGAATTGCTGCGTGCTCGGCTGCGCCTTTTCGGGCGGCGGTCTGCCCGCCCCGGCCGCGAGCTTCCTGCCGGTGGTGCATCGCCCGGCCGACCTGATCGCCTTCGCGCGCCATCTCGATGCGCCGCAAGGGTTCATTGCCGGTCGGTCGCCGGCCAATCCGCGCGCGCCCCCCGCTCTCGTCTGA
- a CDS encoding ABC transporter permease, producing MTLALTHPPTRIRRPLVAPLLLLGGLAALVVIGPLVIPHDPAAQDLVRTLDGPSAHHWFGTDHLGRDIAARLVHGGMRSLGIAGACVGFATGVGVALGLVAAYAGRVADIVIMRLADLMLAFPGILLALLISGFLGGGVLPMLIGIKLALWPQFARMARAIAIGELAQPHVEAARLAGFPALTILRRHVLPPVLRQTITLATLGLGAAIMSISSLGFLGLGLQPPTPEWGAMISELLPYLAEAPVQMAAPCLAIFLAVLGATLLGQALAEPPAMPEEM from the coding sequence ATGACGCTCGCCCTGACGCATCCGCCCACCCGCATCCGCCGTCCGTTGGTCGCCCCCCTGCTGCTGCTCGGCGGGCTCGCGGCGCTGGTGGTGATCGGCCCGCTCGTCATCCCACACGACCCCGCCGCGCAGGACCTCGTCCGCACGCTGGACGGACCGAGCGCGCATCACTGGTTCGGCACCGATCATCTCGGCCGCGACATCGCCGCCCGCCTCGTCCATGGCGGTATGCGCTCGCTGGGCATCGCCGGCGCCTGCGTCGGCTTTGCGACCGGCGTTGGCGTCGCGCTCGGGCTGGTGGCGGCCTATGCCGGCCGCGTCGCCGACATCGTCATCATGCGCCTGGCCGACCTGATGCTCGCCTTCCCCGGCATTCTGCTGGCGCTGCTGATCTCCGGCTTCCTCGGGGGCGGCGTCCTGCCCATGCTGATCGGCATCAAGCTCGCGCTCTGGCCGCAATTCGCGCGCATGGCCCGCGCCATCGCCATCGGCGAGCTGGCACAGCCCCATGTCGAGGCGGCGCGCCTAGCCGGCTTCCCGGCCCTCACGATTCTGCGCCGGCATGTCCTGCCGCCGGTGCTGCGCCAGACCATCACGCTGGCGACGCTGGGGCTCGGCGCCGCGATCATGTCGATCTCCTCGCTCGGCTTCCTCGGGCTGGGCCTGCAGCCGCCGACGCCCGAATGGGGCGCGATGATCAGCGAACTCCTGCCCTATCTCGCAGAGGCCCCGGTGCAGATGGCCGCGCCATGCCTGGCGATCTTCCTCGCCGTGCTCGGGGCGACGCTGCTCGGCCAGGCCCTCGCCGAGCCGCCCGCCATGCCGGAGGAGATGTGA
- a CDS encoding ABC transporter permease, whose protein sequence is MSASRTSLWPGGAAGTVLRIVASRLVQAVLTALVLASLCFAFVQALPGDAALRIAAARSGDDRVTAESVARIRAQEGLDRSVLAQYASWIGQLARGDLGHSLVSRQPVWQELADHGRYTLGLGALGWLLSYAIALPLGIACGFRPGGWLDRGTNALAVALASMPSFLVGIGLISLFALTLRWLPPAGFRTGAHMVLPALTLALGLAAFSVRIIRNAVVEVRGAFYMTFARIRGRSAGSAFLHHGVRNAAIPVATFAALQFAYVVDGFVVVETLFNYPGLGDLLVKSLLARDVPMIMGAGMVVGLMYAAVNLLADLACIGLDPRRLAGHSA, encoded by the coding sequence GTGAGCGCATCCCGGACATCGCTCTGGCCCGGCGGCGCGGCGGGCACCGTCCTGCGCATCGTCGCCTCGCGTCTGGTGCAGGCGGTGCTGACGGCGCTCGTCCTCGCCAGTCTCTGCTTCGCCTTCGTCCAGGCGTTGCCGGGGGATGCGGCCCTGCGCATTGCTGCAGCGCGCAGCGGCGACGACCGGGTCACGGCGGAATCGGTCGCGCGGATCCGCGCGCAGGAGGGGCTGGATCGGTCTGTCCTGGCGCAATATGCGAGCTGGATCGGCCAGCTCGCGCGCGGCGATCTCGGTCACTCGCTGGTGTCGCGACAGCCGGTCTGGCAGGAGCTCGCCGACCATGGCCGCTATACGCTCGGGCTCGGCGCGCTCGGCTGGCTGCTCTCCTATGCCATCGCGTTGCCGCTCGGCATCGCCTGCGGTTTCAGGCCGGGTGGCTGGCTCGACCGGGGCACCAATGCGCTGGCGGTGGCGCTCGCCTCGATGCCGAGCTTCCTCGTCGGCATCGGCCTGATCTCGCTCTTTGCGCTGACCCTGCGCTGGCTGCCGCCGGCGGGTTTTCGCACCGGCGCGCATATGGTGCTGCCGGCACTGACGCTGGCGCTGGGGCTGGCCGCCTTCTCGGTGCGGATCATCCGCAATGCGGTGGTCGAGGTCCGCGGCGCCTTCTACATGACGTTTGCGCGCATCCGCGGCCGCAGCGCCGGCTCCGCCTTTCTGCATCATGGCGTGCGCAATGCGGCGATCCCCGTCGCGACCTTCGCCGCCCTGCAATTCGCCTATGTCGTTGACGGTTTCGTCGTGGTCGAGACGCTGTTCAACTATCCGGGCCTCGGCGACCTGCTCGTCAAGTCGCTGCTGGCGCGCGACGTGCCGATGATCATGGGCGCGGGCATGGTCGTCGGCCTGATGTATGCCGCGGTCAATCTCCTCGCCGATCTCGCCTGCATCGGGCTCGATCCGCGCCGTCTCGCGGGGCATAGCGCATGA
- a CDS encoding copper chaperone PCu(A)C, with the protein MNKPVHYLAAAMLTLTSVVALAHDYTLGSLKIDHPWTRATPGGAKVAGGYLTVQNNGSASDRLLGGSSDIAGRVEIHEMAVKDGIMTMRPLDNGLEVKAGDKAELKPGGYHIMFMDLKRPLKEGERVKGTLQFEKAGTVAVEFAVQAVGARDTGHKH; encoded by the coding sequence ATGAACAAGCCCGTCCACTATCTCGCCGCCGCGATGCTGACCCTCACCAGCGTGGTCGCGCTGGCGCATGACTACACGCTCGGCTCCCTGAAGATCGACCATCCCTGGACGCGGGCAACGCCCGGCGGCGCCAAGGTCGCCGGCGGCTATCTTACGGTCCAGAACAATGGCTCCGCATCCGACAGGCTTCTGGGCGGTTCGTCCGATATCGCCGGCCGCGTGGAAATCCACGAGATGGCGGTCAAGGACGGCATCATGACGATGCGTCCGCTGGACAACGGGCTCGAGGTCAAGGCCGGCGACAAGGCCGAGCTGAAGCCAGGCGGCTACCACATCATGTTCATGGACCTGAAACGCCCCCTGAAGGAGGGCGAGCGCGTCAAGGGCACGCTGCAGTTCGAGAAGGCCGGCACGGTCGCCGTCGAGTTCGCCGTCCAGGCCGTCGGCGCCCGCGACACCGGCCACAAGCACTAA
- a CDS encoding ABC transporter substrate-binding protein — MMHLPFKSLLVGAALLASSLAAFAAPTEITDALGRKVSVELPVKRIAVNFNFEEFTAVAGLDGWSKVVGISRAPWEGWRPLIFNRYKAVIPNLAAMPDIGFTEDNSLSAEKVIGLKPDVLLMSEWGYKSATTQMEQIEGAGIPILVIDYNAQLLERHLASTRALGKVTGAAARAEELAILYEREYNDVLARVAKAKAAGAKAKKVYVELGQAGAETIGNTYNNTMWGKIVTTLGAENIAAGKIPGPWGPLNAEAVIAENPDLILMASSSWVGRPKAVRTGYDILETETRASLMPYAQRAGWADLKAIKTGDINAIEHGLARTLYDFVAMQYIAKRLYPEQFADVDPMSSFKAYHEKYLPIAFSGTWMLPLKP; from the coding sequence ATGATGCACCTCCCGTTCAAATCCCTGCTGGTCGGCGCTGCGCTGCTGGCCTCTTCGCTTGCGGCGTTCGCCGCCCCCACCGAGATCACTGACGCGCTCGGCCGCAAGGTCTCGGTCGAGCTGCCGGTCAAGCGCATCGCGGTGAACTTCAATTTCGAGGAGTTCACCGCGGTCGCTGGCCTCGATGGCTGGAGCAAGGTCGTCGGCATCTCGCGCGCGCCATGGGAAGGCTGGCGCCCGCTGATCTTCAACCGCTACAAGGCGGTGATCCCGAACCTCGCGGCGATGCCGGATATCGGCTTCACCGAAGACAACAGCCTGAGCGCCGAGAAGGTGATCGGCCTGAAGCCCGACGTGCTGCTGATGTCGGAATGGGGCTACAAATCCGCCACGACGCAGATGGAGCAGATCGAGGGCGCCGGTATCCCGATCCTGGTGATCGACTACAACGCCCAGCTGCTGGAACGCCATCTCGCTTCGACGCGCGCGCTCGGCAAGGTCACCGGCGCGGCGGCCCGCGCCGAAGAGCTCGCGATACTCTACGAGCGCGAATACAACGACGTGCTGGCCCGTGTCGCCAAGGCCAAGGCCGCCGGCGCCAAGGCGAAGAAGGTCTATGTCGAGCTCGGCCAGGCCGGCGCCGAGACCATCGGCAACACCTACAACAACACGATGTGGGGCAAGATTGTCACCACGCTGGGCGCCGAGAACATCGCCGCCGGCAAGATCCCCGGCCCCTGGGGACCGCTCAACGCGGAAGCCGTGATCGCCGAGAACCCTGACTTGATCCTGATGGCGTCGTCCTCCTGGGTGGGCCGGCCCAAGGCGGTCCGCACCGGCTACGACATCCTGGAAACCGAGACCCGCGCCAGCCTGATGCCTTATGCGCAGCGCGCCGGCTGGGCCGACCTCAAGGCGATCAAGACCGGCGACATCAACGCCATCGAGCACGGGCTCGCCCGCACGCTCTACGACTTCGTGGCGATGCAATACATCGCCAAGCGGCTTTACCCCGAGCAGTTCGCGGACGTCGATCCGATGTCGTCCTTCAAAGCCTATCACGAGAAGTATCTGCCGATCGCCTTCAGCGGCACCTGGATGCTGCCTCTGAAGCCCTGA